The DNA sequence GATGCCTGGCTTTCCTGTATGGCTCAGGCACTCACAGAAGCGGAGATCGAAGAGCCGCTCCGTTCAGCCATGTTCGAACGACTAAGCTATACCGCCAGACATATGGTTAACAGTACCGATTCAGCAACGAGGGGGAATCATTCGTGACTATGAAATTTCAGCGCACGTATGTCTGCGAGGATAATAATGATCAGTGCAGCACTTCAGATACAGCTCCCGCCCAGGAAGAAAAACAGCCTTCTAAGCTGCTTGAACTCTATGTTTTTATCGATCCGCTTTGTCCGGAGTGCTGGGCGCTCGAACCAGCTATCAAAAAACTAAAAATGGAATACGGCCAGTATTTAACTATTAATACTGCACTCGTTAATGAACTGGAATCATTAAATTCCCCCTGCGGCAGCAAATACCGCTCGCTCGTTAAAGAAATGGCAAAGTCCTATCACGAAACGGCCTGCCGTACAGGTATGCCCTGTGACGGAGACGTCTGGTATGAAAATGCGATGACTACCCCCTATGAAGCGATACTCGCGATTAAAGCCGCCGAGCTGCAAGGAAAAGTAATCGGTTCTAAATACCTCCGCCGCGTCCGCGAAGCACTTTTTCTCCACAAAGAAAATATCGCAAGTCAGCATACTCTGATTAACTGCGCAATACGTGTAAGAGGAATGGACGTGGATGAGTTCGTTAAGGATATGCATTCGGATACTACTAAAAAAGCACTCTCGGAAGATAAAAAAATGGCGGAAGAAATGGATGTATCTTCTGCTCCTACACTGGTTTTTTTCGGAGAAAATGTGGACGAACCCGGTTTAAAAGTAGAGGGAGCTTATAGTTACAACGTTTACGAAGAAGTGATCAACGACATGGCCCAAATGAAGCTGGAGAAAGGTTCCCCACTCCCGCTGGAAAATTTCGTTTCCATATATTCTCTGGTAGCAACAAAAGAAATCGCTGTCGTGTATGATCTCACATACGAGGAAGCGCATCGTGAAATGCGTAAACTTCAGCTGCAGCAGCAGGTTGAAGAAATATCAACGAAGCACGGATCGATATGGCGTTCCCTCACATGAAAGAAAGAAGCGTCTATGCCAAAAGTGGCATAGACGCTTTTCTGTATGCGCATTTAAAGGGCTCCATAAAATAGAGCTTTTGCAGAGGCTCGTGTTGATTTAAGAACCCTGCGGCTCCTCCATCCGATTAACGGAAGAAGTCCGATCCTTTTTTATTACCAGGCTGTTCAATATGTTTACTTTTCTTCAAACATCAGTTCTTCGAGTTCGGTAAGTGTCGCTTCAAAAACATCGAGTGCCTGCTGTATTGGTTCAGAAGAAGTCATATCGACACCAGCATGCTTCAAAACATCAATAGGGTAATCGGAATTCCCTGCCTTCAGGAAGTCTGTAAATCTCGCGACTGCCGGCTCCCCTTCATCAATAATCTGCTGGGCAAGAGCCGTTGCAGCACTGTAGCCGGTTGCATACTGATACACGTAAAAATTCATATAAAAATGAGGGATACGTGACCATTCATAGGCGATATCTTCGTCGATAACGATGCTGTCACCGAAATACTTCTTATTTAAATCATAGTAGGATTGATTGAGCATCTCCGGTGTAAGCGGCGTTCCCGCCTCCGCCTTTTCGTGGATCAGCTGCTCAAACTCTGCGAACATCGTCTGACGGAAAACAGTGCCGCGGAAACCTTCAAGAAAGTTATTTAAAAGGTAAAGCCGGCGCTGCTTATCCGTTTCTTTTTCCAGCAGGTAGCGGTTAAGCAGAGCTTCATTCGTAGTCGAAGCCACTTCCGCTACGAAAATGGAATAGTTGGCGTAAGGGAACGGCTGATTGGCACGGGTATAATAACTGTGTACAGAATGACCGAATTCGTGGGCCAGAGTGAAAAGATTCGTAATATTATTCTGCCAGTTCATAAGAATGTAAGGTTTCGTTCCAAATGTGCCTGAAGAATAAGCACCGCTTCGTTTTCCTTCGCTTTCTTCCACATCCACCCAGCGATTGTTCAATCCTTCTTCTACGATCCCCTGATATTCTTTTCCCATTCTGCCCAGACCTTTTACCATTAAGTTTTTTGCTTCCTCGTAAGAAACGTTAAAATCTACATTCTTAACCATAGGGGTGTATAAATCATACATATGCAGTTCATCGAGTTCGAGTGCCTTTTTTCTGACCTCAAGATACCTGTGCAGGAGGTGCAGATTGTCATTTACAGTAGATACAAGCTGATCATAAACAACTTCCGGAATATGGTTTTTACTTAAAGCTGCCTCCCGTGCCGACTCATAGTGCCTCACATTGGCAGAAAATATATTTTTCTTCACATTGCCAGCAAGCGTGCTTGCAAACGTATTGTGATATTTGCTGTACGTATCATACATCGCTTTAAACGCATCGCGGCGGACACGCCGGTCATCATTCTGCATAAAGCCAATAAAACGTCCCTGGGTAACTTCAGCTTTTTCTCCGTTCTCATCTTCAATAACCGGAAATTTCAGATCAGCATTATTCAACATACTGAACGTGTTCGATGAAGCACTCGTTACATCGCTTACCTGGGCAAGAAGAGATTCTTCCTGTTCAGAAAGAACATGAGGTCGCTGCTCATTCAATCTTTCCAAAGCGTGGTCATAAAGCTTAAGTTCAGGAGTATCTTTTAAAAACTGCTGGATTTTTTCTTCCTTCATACTTAAAATTTCAGGAATGATATAGGAAGACTCCTGTCCGTATTTTACGATAAGCTGGCGCGCACGTTCGTTTAAACCTTGATAAAAGGAATTTGCTGTGTTTTCATCGTAGCGCATTCTGGCATATACAAACAGTTTTCCAAGTTCGATGGACAGTTCATCTTCTTTTTGAAGAGCTGCGTAAAGAGTATCTCCAGAATCAGAAAGTTTTCCTTTATAAGCAGAAATCTCCGGAATTTTTTCGCTGATTCTCTGAAAAGCCTCCTCCCACTCTTCGTCTGCTGCAAATATATCTTCTAAATCCCACGTGTGTTCTTTCGGTATATCCTCTCTTTTTGGTAGCTCTGTCGATACAGCCATAAGTCAAAGTCCTCCATTTTAAATTAAAAATTTTGAAAATGTGATCTTCTCCAATAATATATGTTCCTAAAGAAATGTTCAATTATTTTTACACCCGAAATAAAAGCTTCCATTTTCCTCTTACATATTCATCATCTGCAAATAACTGCTCCAATGGTTTTTTTACTGTGAGCGGCTTTATCACTTCAAATATGCCCGGATAAACCCTGCGAAGAGCTCCGAATTCCGCAAGTACAAGCAGATAATTTAATATACCGCGGCGGATCAAGTTTCTCCGGTGCTCAGCCAACGGAAGAAATGTAAAACTCCGTTGATTTTCGAAAGCTTTTGTCAGAGGAGTTAATGAAATTTTTTCTCCGGGTTTTTGTACGTAATGAATGATAATCCAGCTCTGCCATACTTCTACCGAAGTCCGGATGCCACTGAAACCACATACTGGAATATGACAGAGAGCAGGAAAGTAATTTAAATTAAGCCGATGGTTCAAATAATATGGAAGAACCTCGTTTTCTGCCTGAGTAATGTTTTTTCTTGGATATCCTCTTTTAGCTGCCGCTTTCTTTTTCCATTCCTGTTCAATTCTCATAGAAATTTTTTCTTGAAGAGCGGGCACTTCTTCCGAAAAAAAACAATCATAAGGATTTTGAGTGTCTGAAATCAGCGTCCGTTGAAAGAGAAAAACTCCTCCCTGCAGCTGCGTGTGGGCAGTTTCAATCTGAAGCTTCCTGCAGGCACTATTATAGCTGAATGCATGCATAAACGGAAAAAGTCGAAAACAAATAGAATCGAGAACTGATAAACGTTTCCTGTAAACTTCCTGGTTTTCTTCCCGTACCCCAATCCATATGACTGTGTAACCTGCCTTCTCATATAGAAGCTGACGCTTATAAAACTGCTGTTCATCCAAGAAAGAGCGCTGAATCTCCAGAACAACTTTTTTCCCCTGCATAGAAACATAAATATCTGCACGCTGTTTCCCCGCTTTCGGCAGTACTTTTTCAATTTCTGCATTATATCCCGATTGTTCAAGCCATGTTTTTATAAACAGTTTTGCTTCTTTATGTTTGAGTGATTCTCCGTCCCCTCCATTGCACGAAGTGAAAATACGATGCGCAAAATGGGCTTTTACGTATATTGAGCCTCCTCTTACATAAACTTCGTTCCCGCATCCGGGGCATTTAAAATGTTCAGAATCATAAGCAGGCCCTCCTTTCTGGTTATTTTTTACATCTGCAGCATGTACGATCTTTCCTTTATCGTTTAAAGCAGTATACATAGATGCACCTCCTTTTTTACTCATTATAGCCTAAAAAGAGAACCTACGTTCGTAAAATATACCAAATAAAAAAGCAGAGAGAGATCTCCCTGCTTTTCTATCCTTGAACTATTTTAAGCGAACTGTTCGCTGATTGTCTGAAGAGCATTTTCTTCAATGATAGTGTTTCCATATTCGCGAATTCTATGCACCGTAATATCTGATTCATAACCAAACTCAAGCATGCGGCTTAGCATGTTGTCCTGCTCTTCGTCCGTATAGGAATCGTCTATAGTTACGTAGACGAAATACGTATTTTCGAAGTTATGCAGACTGGTATGAACATCCTGCTTGAAAACTTTACTGAGAGAAATGACATCTTCAAAATCTCTGAATCCGATAACAACGCTCAGCGTGTGGTCTTTTGTAACTTCGTTTTCATCGTCGGAAGTAAACTGCTGATCAAGCATATCCACGATATTTTTGTCCACACCTTCTTCATTCTCGTCTTCCAATGGAATCTCCAGTTTCACATTACCGTCATTCATTTGTCCACGGGTAACAATTACTTCAAGCCCCTTATCCAGTGCGTGTACCTGTACCCACAAAGGCCCGTTCATTTCGAACTTCTCATGATCGTTTACTTCATTCATCATCTCAAAGAAAAGTTCTTCGCCCCGCTCCCTGCTGTACCAGATTTCTTCCTTATCGAATCCCCGACGCTCGATATCGATATAAGTGATATAAAATTTGATCGTTGTTTCGTTGATTCTTTCTATTTCCATGATGTCTCACCCTTTCGCGAGATAAACTCTGCTGATGACTTCAGAGAATTGGGAGTTTTAATACTATTCCCTCTCCCTCCTGACGTCAATCCTCTTTTACTTATCCCCTATTCTAAGTTATTAGCATGAGAAAAGAAATATATTTGCTTAATTTTCTCAAGTAATATTCAGAAATTTCTTAATTATCAGGGGTCTTTTAAATAATATCTCTTAAAAATTACCGGATTTTATTATAAATGACTTGTGATCAATTTGTAGTAAGATATCCATTTATGGAAAACAAAAACAAGGGTGAGACTATAGGAACTACAGCCTTCACCCTTGTCGATAAATATATCATATTCTATCGTGCATGTTAAGCGGAAAGCACTTATTCATTAACGAGCTTCTTAGTAGCTTCCTGCAGTTGGAAAGTTCGTACTTTTCTAGGAAGGAAACGGCGGATTTCTGCTTCATTATAGCCAACTTGTATACGCTTTTCATCGAGAATAATTGGACGCCGGAGCAGACCAGGATGATCACTGATCAACTGGAACAGTTCCTGAAGGGGCATCGAATCCAGTTCCACATCCAGTTCCTGAAATACTTTGGAACGCGTGGAAATAATTTCATCTGTTCCATCTTCCGTCATTCTGACTACCTGCTTAACCTCTTCCACTGATAAAGGTTCAGAAAATATATTACGTTCAGTAAACGGAATATCATGTTCCTCTAACCATGCTTTAGCTTTCCGACAAGATGTACAGCTAGGTGACGTAAATAGAGTGACCATAAGGCTGAATCTCCCTTCGATTTTTAATATCTATATGCTGGACGAAATATCATTGTTTATAATCATTATTATACAACATTCTTTATCGTTTGACCAGCTAATTATAAAAAACTTGCACA is a window from the Alkalicoccus halolimnae genome containing:
- a CDS encoding ClpXP adapter SpxH family protein, which encodes MKFQRTYVCEDNNDQCSTSDTAPAQEEKQPSKLLELYVFIDPLCPECWALEPAIKKLKMEYGQYLTINTALVNELESLNSPCGSKYRSLVKEMAKSYHETACRTGMPCDGDVWYENAMTTPYEAILAIKAAELQGKVIGSKYLRRVREALFLHKENIASQHTLINCAIRVRGMDVDEFVKDMHSDTTKKALSEDKKMAEEMDVSSAPTLVFFGENVDEPGLKVEGAYSYNVYEEVINDMAQMKLEKGSPLPLENFVSIYSLVATKEIAVVYDLTYEEAHREMRKLQLQQQVEEISTKHGSIWRSLT
- the pepF gene encoding oligoendopeptidase F is translated as MAVSTELPKREDIPKEHTWDLEDIFAADEEWEEAFQRISEKIPEISAYKGKLSDSGDTLYAALQKEDELSIELGKLFVYARMRYDENTANSFYQGLNERARQLIVKYGQESSYIIPEILSMKEEKIQQFLKDTPELKLYDHALERLNEQRPHVLSEQEESLLAQVSDVTSASSNTFSMLNNADLKFPVIEDENGEKAEVTQGRFIGFMQNDDRRVRRDAFKAMYDTYSKYHNTFASTLAGNVKKNIFSANVRHYESAREAALSKNHIPEVVYDQLVSTVNDNLHLLHRYLEVRKKALELDELHMYDLYTPMVKNVDFNVSYEEAKNLMVKGLGRMGKEYQGIVEEGLNNRWVDVEESEGKRSGAYSSGTFGTKPYILMNWQNNITNLFTLAHEFGHSVHSYYTRANQPFPYANYSIFVAEVASTTNEALLNRYLLEKETDKQRRLYLLNNFLEGFRGTVFRQTMFAEFEQLIHEKAEAGTPLTPEMLNQSYYDLNKKYFGDSIVIDEDIAYEWSRIPHFYMNFYVYQYATGYSAATALAQQIIDEGEPAVARFTDFLKAGNSDYPIDVLKHAGVDMTSSEPIQQALDVFEATLTELEELMFEEK
- a CDS encoding competence protein CoiA, whose protein sequence is MYTALNDKGKIVHAADVKNNQKGGPAYDSEHFKCPGCGNEVYVRGGSIYVKAHFAHRIFTSCNGGDGESLKHKEAKLFIKTWLEQSGYNAEIEKVLPKAGKQRADIYVSMQGKKVVLEIQRSFLDEQQFYKRQLLYEKAGYTVIWIGVREENQEVYRKRLSVLDSICFRLFPFMHAFSYNSACRKLQIETAHTQLQGGVFLFQRTLISDTQNPYDCFFSEEVPALQEKISMRIEQEWKKKAAAKRGYPRKNITQAENEVLPYYLNHRLNLNYFPALCHIPVCGFSGIRTSVEVWQSWIIIHYVQKPGEKISLTPLTKAFENQRSFTFLPLAEHRRNLIRRGILNYLLVLAEFGALRRVYPGIFEVIKPLTVKKPLEQLFADDEYVRGKWKLLFRV
- the mecA gene encoding adaptor protein MecA, coding for MEIERINETTIKFYITYIDIERRGFDKEEIWYSRERGEELFFEMMNEVNDHEKFEMNGPLWVQVHALDKGLEVIVTRGQMNDGNVKLEIPLEDENEEGVDKNIVDMLDQQFTSDDENEVTKDHTLSVVIGFRDFEDVISLSKVFKQDVHTSLHNFENTYFVYVTIDDSYTDEEQDNMLSRMLEFGYESDITVHRIREYGNTIIEENALQTISEQFA
- the spxA gene encoding transcriptional regulator SpxA; protein product: MVTLFTSPSCTSCRKAKAWLEEHDIPFTERNIFSEPLSVEEVKQVVRMTEDGTDEIISTRSKVFQELDVELDSMPLQELFQLISDHPGLLRRPIILDEKRIQVGYNEAEIRRFLPRKVRTFQLQEATKKLVNE